From the genome of Dickeya aquatica, one region includes:
- the mltC gene encoding membrane-bound lytic murein transglycosylase MltC, with product MKKLFVLLFIAPLLVGCSGKKNNEYNEALVKDTNAFDILMGQFANNIENIWGLNEVLIAGPKDYVKYSDQYLTRSHVNFDAGTITIETISSTNYQVSLRQAIVTTLLMGDNASNTDLYSDANDIQISREPLLYGQVLDNTGQPIRWEGRAGSFADYLIQNKLQRRTSGMRVTWSVTMQLVPNHLDKRAHKYLPMVRQASERYGIDASLILAIMQTESSFNPYAVSRSDALGLMQVVQHSAGRDVFKMKGKWGQPSRSYLFDPESNIDTGTAYLSMLKNIYLAGIQNPTSQRYAMITAYNGGAGSVLRVFSNDKDTAFGIINSMSPNEIYQTLTTRHPSAESRHYLYKVNTAQKNYRAYSR from the coding sequence ATGAAGAAACTGTTCGTTTTGCTGTTTATTGCTCCTTTGCTGGTCGGTTGCTCTGGCAAAAAAAACAATGAATACAATGAGGCGTTAGTCAAAGATACCAATGCCTTTGATATTCTTATGGGGCAGTTTGCCAACAATATTGAAAACATCTGGGGATTAAACGAGGTTCTGATAGCCGGCCCCAAAGACTACGTAAAATACTCCGACCAATACCTGACGCGTAGTCACGTCAACTTTGATGCCGGCACCATCACCATCGAGACCATTTCATCAACCAATTATCAGGTAAGCTTACGTCAGGCCATCGTGACCACACTGTTGATGGGTGATAACGCCAGCAACACCGATTTATATTCAGACGCCAACGACATCCAGATAAGCCGGGAACCGCTGTTATATGGCCAGGTGCTGGATAACACCGGGCAACCGATTCGCTGGGAAGGGCGCGCCGGAAGCTTCGCCGACTATCTGATTCAGAATAAACTGCAACGCCGTACCTCGGGCATGCGGGTTACCTGGTCTGTCACCATGCAACTGGTGCCAAACCATCTGGATAAACGCGCGCATAAATACCTGCCGATGGTACGTCAGGCTTCTGAACGCTATGGCATTGATGCCTCATTGATCCTCGCCATCATGCAAACTGAATCCAGCTTTAACCCGTATGCCGTCAGCCGCTCTGATGCGCTGGGATTAATGCAGGTGGTGCAACACAGCGCCGGGCGTGATGTGTTCAAAATGAAAGGCAAATGGGGGCAACCGAGCCGCAGCTATCTGTTCGACCCGGAAAGCAACATCGACACCGGCACCGCCTATTTGTCGATGCTGAAAAACATCTATCTCGCCGGTATTCAAAACCCCACCTCACAGCGCTATGCCATGATAACGGCCTATAACGGCGGTGCGGGTAGCGTGCTGCGGGTATTCTCCAATGATAAAGACACGGCATTTGGCATCATTAATAGCATGTCACCCAACGAGATTTACCAAACGCTGACCACGCGACATCCTTCTGCCGAATCACGTCATTATTTATACAAAGTGAACACAGCTCAGAAAAATTACCGCGCGTATAGCCGCTAG
- a CDS encoding oxidative damage protection protein — MSRTIFCTFLQRDAEGLDFQLYPGELGKRIYSEISKEAWAQWQAKQTMLINEKKLNMMHVEHRKLLEQEMVQFLFEGKDVHIDGYTPPQH, encoded by the coding sequence ATGAGCAGAACCATTTTTTGTACTTTTTTGCAGCGCGATGCCGAAGGGCTTGATTTTCAACTCTACCCCGGCGAACTGGGTAAGCGCATTTACAGTGAAATTTCCAAAGAGGCCTGGGCGCAGTGGCAGGCCAAGCAGACCATGCTTATCAACGAGAAAAAACTCAACATGATGCATGTTGAACATCGCAAACTGCTGGAGCAAGAGATGGTGCAGTTCCTGTTTGAAGGCAAGGACGTGCATATCGACGGCTATACCCCACCGCAACATTAA
- a CDS encoding YgdI/YgdR family lipoprotein → MRSRLITVLALTSVFLLCGCTRHYVIATKEGQMLLAQGKPALDPATGLLSYTDEDGSRHQLHPDSVSQVIER, encoded by the coding sequence ATGCGATCCCGGCTTATCACCGTCTTAGCCCTGACGTCTGTCTTCCTGCTTTGTGGCTGTACCCGTCACTACGTCATCGCCACCAAAGAGGGGCAGATGCTACTGGCGCAGGGAAAACCCGCGCTTGACCCGGCTACCGGCCTGCTCAGTTATACTGATGAAGATGGTTCCCGTCACCAGCTCCACCCTGATAGCGTTTCTCAGGTTATTGAACGCTGA
- the trmB gene encoding tRNA (guanosine(46)-N7)-methyltransferase TrmB, producing MINNVISPEFDEHGRPLRKIRSFVRRQGRLTKGQQQALDSFWPVMGVEYQPEALNFASLFGQDAPVILEIGFGMGASLVTMAQQHPEQNFIGIEVHLPGVGACLGAVQEAGVSNLRVMCHDAVEVLDNMIPDGSLAMVQLFFPDPWHKARHNKRRIVQIPFVEQVQRKLAIGGVFHMATDWEAYAQHMLDVMRAVEGYHNLSVTGDYVPRPASRPLTKFEARGQRLGHGVWDLMFERKQ from the coding sequence ATGATCAATAACGTCATCTCCCCGGAATTTGATGAACACGGACGCCCGCTGCGTAAAATTCGCAGTTTTGTGCGTCGTCAGGGCCGCCTGACTAAAGGGCAGCAGCAGGCGCTGGATAGCTTTTGGCCGGTCATGGGGGTTGAATACCAGCCTGAAGCGCTGAACTTCGCCAGCCTGTTTGGGCAGGATGCGCCCGTTATACTGGAGATTGGCTTTGGCATGGGGGCTTCGCTGGTTACGATGGCGCAGCAGCACCCGGAACAGAACTTTATCGGTATTGAGGTGCATCTGCCGGGCGTTGGCGCGTGCCTTGGCGCGGTGCAGGAGGCGGGTGTCAGTAATCTGCGCGTCATGTGCCATGATGCCGTGGAAGTGCTGGATAACATGATCCCCGATGGCTCACTGGCAATGGTGCAGCTGTTTTTCCCTGACCCGTGGCACAAAGCACGCCATAACAAGCGTCGTATTGTCCAGATTCCTTTTGTCGAGCAGGTGCAGCGTAAACTGGCTATCGGCGGCGTGTTCCACATGGCGACAGACTGGGAGGCGTATGCTCAGCACATGCTTGACGTAATGCGTGCTGTCGAGGGATATCACAATTTATCCGTCACGGGTGATTATGTGCCGCGTCCTGCATCGCGGCCATTAACCAAATTTGAAGCGCGCGGCCAGCGATTAGGGCATGGCGTATGGGATCTTATGTTTGAGAGGAAGCAATAA
- the mutY gene encoding A/G-specific adenine glycosylase translates to MMQAQPFAQQVLEWYDRYGRKTLPWQHEKTPYKVWLSEVMLQQTQVSTVIPYFERFMARFPTVADLAAAPLDDVLHLWTGLGYYARARNLHKAAQRVMSQHGGEFPTRFDDVADLPGVGRSTAGAILSLSLGQHYPILDGNVKRVLARCYAIAGWPGKKEVEKQLWTLSETVTPAQGVEKFNQAMMDLGAMVCTRSRPKCELCPLASGCQAYAGQSWSQYPGKKPRQTLPEKQALFLLIQQGQHVWLEQRPAVGLWGGSTVFPSFETSEKLVDWLHLRGIKPEKLRQGIAFRHTFSHFHLDIVPMWMALPDAAACMDEGAGLWYNLAQPPSVGLAAPVERLLRQLTQPASLFADTDKQHQDTKE, encoded by the coding sequence ATGATGCAAGCGCAACCGTTCGCGCAACAGGTGCTGGAGTGGTATGACCGCTACGGCCGCAAAACCCTGCCCTGGCAACACGAAAAAACGCCGTATAAAGTCTGGCTGTCCGAAGTGATGCTGCAACAGACACAGGTCAGCACCGTGATCCCTTATTTTGAGCGTTTTATGGCGCGTTTTCCAACCGTCGCCGATCTGGCTGCCGCCCCGCTCGATGATGTGTTGCATCTGTGGACCGGGCTCGGTTACTACGCACGCGCCCGTAATCTGCACAAAGCGGCCCAAAGGGTGATGTCCCAGCACGGCGGCGAATTTCCTACCCGCTTTGATGATGTCGCCGACCTTCCCGGCGTCGGGCGTTCAACCGCGGGTGCAATTCTGTCGCTGTCGCTCGGGCAGCACTACCCGATTCTTGATGGCAACGTCAAACGTGTGCTGGCGCGCTGCTACGCTATCGCGGGCTGGCCGGGGAAAAAAGAGGTGGAAAAGCAGCTTTGGACACTGAGCGAAACCGTAACACCCGCTCAGGGCGTCGAAAAATTCAATCAGGCGATGATGGATTTAGGCGCGATGGTGTGTACCCGTTCTCGCCCAAAATGCGAACTCTGCCCGCTTGCCAGCGGTTGCCAGGCCTATGCCGGGCAGAGCTGGAGCCAGTATCCCGGCAAGAAGCCCAGGCAGACGCTGCCTGAAAAGCAGGCCCTGTTTTTATTGATCCAGCAAGGGCAGCATGTCTGGCTGGAACAGCGGCCAGCGGTGGGATTATGGGGGGGCTCTACTGTTTTCCCCAGTTTTGAAACATCTGAAAAACTGGTCGACTGGTTGCACCTGCGCGGTATAAAGCCAGAAAAATTACGTCAGGGTATCGCCTTTCGTCATACCTTCAGTCATTTCCATCTTGATATTGTGCCAATGTGGATGGCACTGCCTGATGCGGCTGCCTGCATGGATGAGGGTGCCGGTCTCTGGTATAACTTAGCGCAGCCGCCGTCAGTCGGGCTGGCCGCACCGGTTGAGCGGTTATTACGCCAGTTGACTCAGCCTGCCTCTCTTTTCGCTGATACCGACAAACAGCATCAGGACACTAAGGAATAA
- a CDS encoding YggN family protein: MVLHQHKTALRNVFMATLMLLAGQVQAAYQCNVNPQDDITITPQSVSLTGVSGDVQISPQGDVQRYGRSVSLTATQRQQAQAYQAELRQQLPWIDDGARQRLERARQALDKVIVQQLGADSRVRGRLTSLDEQLKQQMSRIIEHRADGLAFHHQAIRQVEQEGRQIVERAMGGVLQDSLNEMGVKQMSGSGGGNPLQAMMGNLGGLQKAIQAEWSNQESDFQRFGHDVCNRVTALENQRIQLLQGMK, from the coding sequence ATGGTGTTGCATCAACATAAAACGGCATTGCGTAACGTATTTATGGCAACCCTGATGCTGCTGGCCGGACAGGTACAGGCTGCGTATCAGTGCAACGTCAATCCTCAGGATGACATTACCATTACCCCACAAAGCGTTAGCTTAACCGGCGTAAGCGGCGATGTGCAGATTTCGCCCCAAGGCGATGTGCAGCGTTATGGTCGCTCGGTGTCGCTAACGGCGACGCAGCGCCAGCAGGCGCAGGCTTATCAGGCTGAGTTGCGCCAGCAGTTACCGTGGATTGACGACGGGGCCAGGCAGCGTCTGGAGCGTGCGCGACAAGCGCTGGATAAGGTGATTGTGCAGCAGCTCGGTGCTGACAGCCGTGTCCGTGGCCGTCTGACCTCGCTCGATGAGCAGCTAAAGCAGCAGATGAGCCGGATTATCGAACACCGTGCGGATGGGCTGGCGTTCCACCATCAGGCTATTCGTCAGGTGGAGCAAGAAGGCCGTCAGATTGTCGAGCGAGCGATGGGCGGCGTGTTGCAAGATAGCCTCAATGAAATGGGCGTTAAGCAGATGAGCGGCAGCGGTGGCGGCAACCCGTTGCAGGCGATGATGGGCAATCTGGGCGGCTTGCAAAAAGCGATTCAGGCCGAATGGAGTAATCAGGAATCTGATTTCCAGCGTTTTGGTCATGACGTCTGTAACCGGGTCACGGCACTGGAAAACCAACGTATTCAGTTGTTGCAAGGCATGAAATAA
- a CDS encoding YggL family protein has translation MAINRSRRLRKKLHIDEFQEFGFAVSWRFAPQTNVADIDRLLDVFVDDVIEPNGLAFEGSGYLQWQGLVCMQKLGNCTDAHRELVKNWLDAHQLTDVTVSDLFDIWWDLPANLA, from the coding sequence ATGGCTATAAATCGCAGTCGTCGTTTACGTAAAAAACTGCACATTGATGAGTTTCAGGAATTCGGTTTTGCCGTGAGCTGGCGCTTTGCGCCGCAGACGAATGTCGCAGACATTGACCGCCTGCTGGATGTGTTTGTCGATGACGTCATCGAACCGAATGGGTTAGCCTTTGAAGGCAGCGGTTACTTGCAGTGGCAGGGATTGGTGTGCATGCAAAAATTGGGTAATTGCACCGATGCGCATCGTGAGCTGGTGAAAAACTGGCTTGACGCCCATCAGTTGACAGACGTGACCGTGAGCGATCTGTTCGACATTTGGTGGGATCTCCCGGCTAATCTTGCTTAA
- the ptsP gene encoding phosphoenolpyruvate--protein phosphotransferase, which produces MLTRLREIIEKVAAAARLSDALEILVNETCQAMDTEVCSIYLADNDRQCYYLMATRGLKKPRGRTITLAFGQGIVGLVGERAEPINLADAQSHPSFKFIPAVREQHFRSFLGVPIIHRRQLLGVLVVQQREHRQFDKNEESFMVTLATQMAAILSQSQMKALFGQYRQTRIKAMVASSGVAIAPGWQDRSQPSLELVFPASSLDSDRERSRLVMAMEEAAAEFRRFSKRFSASAQKESAAIFDFYSHLLNDARLKRDLFQEVDTGSVAEWAVKVVIERFAAQFASLQDTYLRDRSSDLRALGQRLLFHLDDNAQSNGQWPERFILVADELTATLLAEVPQERLAGVVAYDGAANSHAAIMVRAMGIPTLMDADIQPELLHQRLLVLDGYRGELLVDPEPVLVQEYQRLLSEENELTRLAEDDMERPAVLKTGERMEVMLNAGLSAEHEKRFINQVDGVGLYRTEIPFMLQNGFPSEEEQMTQYEGMLRLYPSRPVMLRTLDIGADKQLPYLPISEENPCLGWRGIRVTLDQPEIFMIQVRAMLRANAQIGNLRILLPMINSLDEIDEAKRLIERAQAEVSETLGFPAPRPRIGIMLEVPSVLFLLPHLSSRIDFVSVGTNDLTQYLLAVDRNNPHVGALYDSLHPAMLHALNMIITHCREYQLPVSVCGEMAGEPMGALLLTGLGYRTLSMNGRSVARVKYLLRRIGADESHQLAQKVLGAQTASEVRQWASIFIEERGLGGLIRGGR; this is translated from the coding sequence ATGCTCACGCGACTGCGAGAAATTATCGAGAAGGTGGCTGCCGCAGCCCGGTTGAGTGATGCATTAGAGATTTTGGTCAATGAAACCTGCCAGGCGATGGATACCGAGGTGTGCTCCATTTATCTGGCAGATAATGACCGCCAATGCTATTACCTGATGGCAACACGCGGGCTGAAAAAGCCGCGTGGCCGCACGATAACGCTGGCGTTCGGCCAGGGGATCGTCGGCCTGGTCGGCGAACGTGCCGAGCCTATCAATCTGGCTGATGCTCAAAGCCATCCCAGTTTTAAATTTATTCCCGCCGTGCGCGAGCAACATTTCCGCTCATTTCTGGGTGTGCCGATTATCCACCGGCGTCAGTTGCTGGGCGTGCTGGTGGTGCAGCAGCGTGAGCATCGCCAGTTCGATAAGAACGAAGAGTCATTTATGGTGACGCTGGCGACCCAAATGGCAGCCATCTTGTCCCAATCGCAGATGAAAGCGCTGTTTGGTCAGTACCGGCAAACACGGATAAAAGCGATGGTTGCCTCTTCCGGCGTGGCCATCGCGCCGGGCTGGCAGGATCGCAGCCAGCCATCGCTGGAACTGGTGTTCCCCGCCTCCAGCCTCGATAGCGATCGTGAACGATCCCGTCTGGTGATGGCGATGGAAGAGGCGGCTGCCGAATTTCGCCGCTTTAGCAAACGCTTTAGCGCCAGCGCGCAAAAAGAGAGCGCCGCTATCTTCGATTTCTACTCCCACCTGCTCAACGATGCGCGTCTTAAGCGTGACCTGTTTCAGGAAGTTGACACTGGCAGTGTGGCGGAATGGGCAGTAAAAGTGGTGATCGAGCGCTTTGCCGCCCAGTTTGCCAGCCTGCAAGATACTTACCTGCGCGATCGTTCCAGTGATTTACGTGCTCTCGGGCAACGCCTGCTGTTTCATCTTGATGATAATGCACAAAGCAACGGCCAGTGGCCGGAACGCTTTATTTTGGTTGCCGATGAGCTAACGGCCACCTTGCTGGCAGAAGTGCCGCAAGAGCGCCTGGCGGGCGTGGTTGCCTATGACGGTGCGGCCAATTCCCACGCGGCCATTATGGTGCGAGCGATGGGGATCCCCACCCTGATGGATGCGGATATCCAGCCTGAGTTGCTGCATCAGCGGTTACTGGTGCTGGATGGCTACCGGGGAGAGCTGCTGGTTGACCCGGAGCCCGTGCTGGTGCAGGAATACCAGCGTCTGCTGAGTGAAGAAAACGAGCTGACCCGGCTGGCGGAAGATGACATGGAACGCCCGGCCGTGCTCAAAACCGGTGAGCGCATGGAAGTGATGCTCAATGCCGGTTTGAGCGCCGAGCATGAAAAACGCTTTATCAATCAGGTTGATGGCGTGGGCTTATACCGCACTGAAATCCCGTTTATGCTGCAAAATGGTTTCCCTTCGGAAGAAGAGCAGATGACGCAATATGAAGGGATGCTACGTTTATACCCGTCGCGCCCCGTCATGCTGCGCACGCTGGATATCGGTGCTGACAAACAGTTGCCTTATTTACCCATCAGCGAAGAGAACCCTTGCCTTGGCTGGCGAGGTATTCGCGTCACACTCGATCAGCCGGAAATCTTTATGATTCAGGTGCGCGCGATGCTGCGCGCCAACGCGCAGATTGGCAATCTCCGTATTCTGCTGCCGATGATCAATAGCCTCGATGAGATAGATGAGGCAAAACGGCTGATTGAGCGGGCTCAGGCAGAAGTATCAGAAACGCTGGGATTCCCCGCTCCACGACCGCGGATCGGCATCATGCTGGAAGTGCCGTCGGTGCTGTTTTTACTGCCGCATTTGTCATCACGTATTGATTTTGTCTCGGTTGGCACCAATGACCTGACCCAGTATCTGCTGGCAGTCGATCGCAATAATCCTCATGTGGGCGCACTTTACGACAGCCTCCACCCCGCCATGCTGCACGCCTTGAATATGATTATCACCCACTGCCGGGAATATCAGTTGCCGGTGTCGGTGTGTGGGGAAATGGCGGGCGAGCCGATGGGGGCATTGCTGCTAACCGGACTTGGCTATCGCACGTTGAGCATGAACGGGCGCAGTGTCGCTCGTGTTAAATACCTGCTGCGGCGTATCGGTGCTGATGAATCGCACCAACTGGCACAAAAAGTCCTCGGTGCACAAACTGCCAGCGAAGTCCGGCAATGGGCGTCAATTTTTATTGAAGAACGCGGCCTGGGCGGTCTTATCCGTGGTGGGCGCTGA
- the mutH gene encoding DNA mismatch repair endonuclease MutH: MNTPRLHQQAPDNEQALLRRAQALAGYSLAELAQFAHLPLPANLKRDKGWIGTLLERFLGASAGSKPEQDFPELGVELKTIPIDEQGRPLETTFVCVAPLTGNSGVTWQSSHVRRKLAKVLWIPVEGSRAIPLGERHIGAPLLWSPNEEEERRLRQDWEELMDLIVLGKVESITARHGEVLQLRPKAANSRVLTEAIGEHGQPILTLPRGFYLKKTFTTPLLARHFLL; this comes from the coding sequence ATGAACACCCCAAGACTCCACCAACAGGCACCAGACAACGAACAGGCGCTATTGCGGCGCGCACAAGCACTGGCAGGCTACTCGCTTGCCGAACTGGCCCAGTTTGCCCACCTGCCACTGCCAGCCAATCTCAAGCGCGACAAAGGGTGGATTGGTACATTACTGGAGCGTTTTCTCGGTGCCAGCGCAGGCAGTAAGCCTGAACAAGATTTCCCCGAGCTCGGCGTAGAACTAAAAACTATCCCAATTGATGAACAAGGCCGTCCACTGGAAACCACGTTTGTCTGTGTTGCTCCCCTGACCGGAAATAGCGGCGTAACCTGGCAGAGCAGTCATGTACGTCGCAAGCTTGCCAAAGTGCTGTGGATCCCGGTTGAAGGCTCACGGGCCATCCCGCTGGGAGAGCGCCATATCGGAGCCCCTTTGCTGTGGAGCCCAAATGAAGAGGAAGAGAGGCGGTTACGTCAGGATTGGGAAGAGCTGATGGACTTGATTGTTCTGGGTAAAGTGGAAAGTATTACCGCTCGTCATGGTGAAGTATTACAGTTGCGCCCCAAGGCCGCCAATAGCCGCGTATTAACCGAAGCCATTGGCGAACATGGCCAGCCTATCCTGACGCTACCGCGTGGCTTTTATCTCAAGAAAACCTTTACCACACCATTGCTGGCGCGCCATTTCTTGCTGTAA
- the rppH gene encoding RNA pyrophosphohydrolase — MIDDDGYRPNVGIVICNRQGQVLWARRYGQHSWQFPQGGINPGESAEQAMYRELFEEVGLRKKDVRILASTRSWLRYKLPKRLVRWDTKPVCIGQKQKWFLLQLMCNESDINMQSSGTPEFDGWRWVSYWYPVRQVVSFKRDVYRKVMKEFVTAVIQLQENSAVRLPSGTRRKRG; from the coding sequence GTGATCGACGATGATGGCTACCGCCCGAATGTTGGTATTGTCATTTGTAATCGGCAGGGCCAGGTCTTGTGGGCTCGTCGCTACGGCCAGCACTCCTGGCAGTTTCCCCAGGGGGGGATAAACCCCGGAGAAAGCGCGGAACAGGCCATGTACCGTGAACTGTTCGAGGAAGTGGGATTGCGGAAAAAGGACGTTCGTATTCTGGCTTCCACGCGAAGCTGGCTGCGCTATAAATTGCCAAAACGTTTGGTGCGTTGGGATACAAAACCGGTCTGTATCGGCCAAAAGCAGAAATGGTTTCTGCTACAGTTAATGTGTAATGAGTCCGATATTAATATGCAAAGTAGCGGTACGCCGGAGTTTGACGGCTGGCGCTGGGTAAGCTATTGGTATCCGGTGCGTCAGGTTGTGTCATTCAAACGTGATGTTTACCGAAAAGTAATGAAAGAGTTTGTCACCGCCGTTATTCAGCTACAGGAGAATTCGGCAGTCAGACTGCCCTCTGGTACCCGACGAAAACGAGGATAA
- the ansP gene encoding L-asparagine permease has product MTQHKNQSEHHAKRRWLDSHETGYHKSMGNRQVQMIAIGGSIGTGLFLGAGARLQMAGPALALVYLLCGIFSFFILRALGELIVHRPTSGSFVSYAREFLGEKASYVAGWMYFLNWAMTGIVDITAVALYMHYWGTFADVPQWVFALTALAIVTTMNMIGVKWFAEMEFWFALIKVAAISLFLVVGTIFLGTGKTLDGNIPGLHLITDNGGLFPHGLLPALVLIQGVIFAFAGVELIGTAAGECKDPEKTLPKAVNSVIWRIGLFYVGSVVLLVCLLPWNAYQAGQSPFVTFFSKLGVPYIGTIMNIVVLSAALSSLNSGLYSTGRILRSLSQGGSAPAFVGRMNAQSVPYAGILVTVAIHVIGVFLNYIVPSQVFEIVLNIASLGIISSWAFIILCQMKLRQAIRQGKAAPVAFRMPWAPFTSWLTLAFLLSVLVLMALDYPNGTWTVATIPLLAMLLVAGWYGLRKQKEEVNRLKAEHEKTTA; this is encoded by the coding sequence ATGACTCAACATAAAAACCAGAGCGAACACCACGCCAAGCGACGCTGGCTCGATTCACACGAGACGGGCTACCACAAAAGTATGGGCAATCGTCAGGTACAGATGATTGCCATTGGCGGGTCAATTGGTACCGGTTTATTTCTCGGTGCAGGAGCCCGCTTGCAAATGGCTGGCCCGGCGCTGGCACTGGTGTATCTGCTGTGCGGTATTTTTTCATTTTTTATTTTGCGCGCACTCGGTGAACTTATCGTGCATCGCCCCACCAGTGGCAGCTTTGTTTCTTACGCCCGCGAGTTTTTGGGTGAAAAAGCCTCCTATGTTGCCGGCTGGATGTATTTCCTCAACTGGGCGATGACCGGCATTGTTGATATCACCGCCGTCGCGCTCTATATGCACTACTGGGGCACCTTTGCTGATGTGCCGCAATGGGTGTTCGCACTCACCGCACTGGCCATCGTCACCACCATGAACATGATTGGCGTGAAATGGTTCGCCGAGATGGAGTTCTGGTTTGCGCTTATCAAGGTCGCCGCAATCTCCCTGTTCCTGGTAGTGGGCACGATTTTTCTCGGCACCGGCAAAACGCTGGATGGCAATATTCCCGGATTACACTTGATAACCGATAACGGCGGGTTATTTCCCCACGGCTTATTGCCCGCACTGGTGTTAATTCAAGGGGTGATTTTTGCTTTTGCCGGTGTTGAACTGATTGGTACAGCAGCGGGTGAATGTAAAGACCCGGAAAAAACGCTGCCTAAAGCGGTTAACAGCGTTATCTGGCGTATTGGGCTGTTTTATGTCGGCTCGGTGGTGTTGCTGGTGTGCCTGCTGCCGTGGAATGCCTATCAGGCCGGGCAGAGCCCATTTGTCACCTTTTTCAGTAAACTTGGCGTGCCTTACATCGGCACCATCATGAATATTGTGGTGCTGTCGGCGGCACTCTCCAGCCTTAACTCCGGCCTCTACTCCACCGGGCGCATCCTGCGTTCGCTGTCACAAGGCGGGTCTGCCCCGGCCTTCGTTGGCAGGATGAACGCGCAATCCGTGCCTTATGCCGGGATACTGGTGACCGTGGCCATTCATGTCATTGGCGTATTTCTCAACTACATTGTGCCGTCCCAGGTCTTTGAAATTGTGCTGAATATCGCCTCGCTCGGCATCATCAGTTCCTGGGCGTTCATCATCCTATGCCAAATGAAACTGCGTCAGGCTATTCGCCAAGGCAAAGCCGCTCCCGTCGCTTTCCGTATGCCGTGGGCACCGTTCACCTCCTGGCTGACGCTGGCCTTTCTGCTCAGTGTGCTGGTGCTAATGGCGCTGGATTACCCGAACGGTACCTGGACGGTCGCCACCATTCCTCTGCTGGCCATGTTACTGGTCGCTGGCTGGTATGGGCTGCGTAAACAGAAAGAAGAGGTCAACCGGCTGAAAGCCGAGCACGAAAAAACAACGGCCTGA
- a CDS encoding NADP(H)-dependent aldo-keto reductase — MHYHRIPHSSLEVSTLALGTMTFGEQNSEADAHAQLDLAVASGVNLIDTAEIYPVPPRSETQGLTESYIGSWLKSRGGREKLIIASKVAGPVRASDNSVRPQQALDRKNIRAALDESLKRLNTDYIDLYQVHWPQRQTNCFGKLNYQYTSEKPVVTLLETLEALSEQVRAGKIRYIGVSNETPWGVMRYLQLAEKHDLPRIVSIQNPYSLLNRSFEVGLSEISQHEGVELLAYSPLAFGTLSGKYLNGAKPAGARNTLFSRFVRYSAPHTQQAIAEYVALAQKHGLDPAQMALAFVRQQPFVASTLLGATTLAQLQTNLDSLNVTLGDELLAELEAIHRRFTIPAP; from the coding sequence ATGCACTATCATCGTATTCCCCACAGCAGTCTGGAAGTCAGTACGCTGGCGCTTGGCACCATGACCTTTGGTGAACAGAACAGCGAAGCGGATGCGCATGCTCAATTGGATCTTGCTGTCGCCAGCGGCGTCAACCTGATTGATACCGCAGAAATCTACCCGGTGCCACCGCGTTCAGAAACACAAGGGCTGACAGAGAGTTATATCGGTTCCTGGCTGAAAAGCCGTGGCGGGCGCGAAAAGCTGATCATTGCAAGCAAGGTAGCAGGCCCGGTACGGGCGAGTGACAACAGCGTGCGACCACAGCAGGCGCTGGATCGCAAAAATATCCGCGCCGCATTGGATGAGAGCTTAAAGCGCCTGAATACCGATTATATCGATCTCTATCAGGTGCATTGGCCGCAACGTCAAACCAACTGCTTTGGTAAGCTGAATTATCAATACACCAGCGAAAAACCCGTTGTCACACTGCTTGAAACCTTAGAAGCCCTGAGCGAACAGGTTCGGGCCGGTAAAATCCGCTATATTGGCGTCTCAAACGAAACCCCGTGGGGAGTGATGCGCTACCTGCAACTGGCGGAAAAGCACGACCTGCCCCGCATTGTTTCCATCCAGAACCCCTATAGCCTGCTGAATCGCAGTTTTGAGGTCGGCCTTTCGGAAATCAGTCAGCATGAGGGGGTGGAATTGCTGGCCTACTCGCCGCTGGCTTTTGGCACCCTGAGCGGAAAATATTTGAACGGCGCGAAACCTGCCGGTGCGCGTAACACGCTATTCAGCCGTTTTGTGCGCTATTCAGCGCCCCACACTCAGCAAGCGATTGCCGAGTATGTTGCTCTGGCGCAAAAACACGGGCTCGACCCGGCACAAATGGCGCTGGCTTTCGTACGCCAACAGCCGTTTGTCGCCAGTACGCTGCTGGGTGCAACCACACTGGCTCAATTACAAACTAATTTAGACAGCCTGAACGTCACGCTGGGTGACGAGTTGCTGGCCGAACTGGAAGCCATTCACCGCCGCTTTACCATCCCTGCCCCTTAA